A genomic region of Oncorhynchus mykiss isolate Arlee chromosome 2, USDA_OmykA_1.1, whole genome shotgun sequence contains the following coding sequences:
- the LOC110488747 gene encoding uncharacterized protein LOC110488747 has product METQHILVWRICLILALLPHPHQCLSVHFQNKGLLYVALGRDLVLRTQFQITPTEKIVMVIWDRQTEKGQGQVRLADHQDAPGNPLDQKGALFRVENIRSFDYGVYTITVTDQKGNEQSANIVVREIVAAPVASLSLQCEVANDRAQWDSPVFSWLVDGVELSNQTANISADGKRLDVSGMKGHNYTCVVNSSLGTSVTHYVTDSPTPSQSNQSCKTLCGVLLSIVLVLLITCGYLYWKCVQRRTNGNT; this is encoded by the exons ATGGAAACACAGCACATCCTGGTCTGGCGTATTTGTCTGATCCTGGCCCTCT TGCCCCACCCGCACCAATGCCTGTCAGTGCATTTCCAGAACAAGGGTCTCCTTTATGTGGCTCTGGGGAGAGACCTGGTCCTGCGGACCCAGTTCCAGATTACACCAACAGAGAAGATCGTCATGGTGATTTGGGACCGCCAGACTGAGAAGGGTCAGGGACAGGTCAGGCTGGCCGATCACCAAGATGCACCTGGCAATCCTCTAGACCAGAAGGGGGCCTTATTTAGGGTGGAGAATATAAGATCATTTGACTATggagtctacaccatcactgtgacTGACCAGAAGGGGAACGAGCAATCAGCAAATATAGTTGTTCGAGAGATTG TTGCTGCTCCTGTGGCGTCTTTGTCGCTCCAGTGTGAGGTGGCCAATGACAGGGCACAGTGGGACAGCCCAGTGTTTTCCTGGTTGGTGGATGGGGTAGAGCTGTCCAATCAGACAGCCAATATCTCTGCAGATGGCAAGAGACTCGACGTGTCCGGAATGAAGGGCCACAACTACACCTGTGTTGTCAACAGCAGTCTGGGGACAAGTGTCACACACTACGTCACTG ATTCTCCAACACCATCCCAAAGTAACCAATCCTGTAAGACTCTATGTGGTGTACTATTGAGCATCGTCCTAGTGCTTCTAATCACATGTGGATATCTCTACTG GAAATGCGTACAGCGGAGGACGAATGGGAATACATGA